In Ahaetulla prasina isolate Xishuangbanna chromosome 6, ASM2864084v1, whole genome shotgun sequence, a single window of DNA contains:
- the LOC131200742 gene encoding small ubiquitin-related modifier 3 isoform X1, giving the protein MSEEKPKEGVKTENDHINLKVAGQDGSVVQFKIKRHTPLSKLMKAYCERQGLSMRQIRFRFDGQPINETDTPAQLEMEDEDTIDVFQQQTGGIC; this is encoded by the exons ATGTCCGAGGAGAAACCTAAG GAAGGAGTAAAAACAGAAAACGACCATATCAATTTAAAAGTTGCTGGTCAAGATGGATCGGTGGTCCAGTTTAAAATAAAACGCCACACGCCGTTAAGTAAACTAATGAAAGCTTATTGTGAGAGACAG GGTTTGTCAATGAGACAGATTAGATTCAGATTTGATGGGCAACCAATTAATGAAACAGATACACCTGCACAG TTGGAAATGGAAGATGAAGATACTATTGATGTGTTTCAACAGCAAACTGGTGGCATATGCTAA
- the LOC131200742 gene encoding small ubiquitin-related modifier 3 isoform X2: MSEEKPKEGVKTENDHINLKVAGQDGSVVQFKIKRHTPLSKLMKAYCERQLEMEDEDTIDVFQQQTGGIC; encoded by the exons ATGTCCGAGGAGAAACCTAAG GAAGGAGTAAAAACAGAAAACGACCATATCAATTTAAAAGTTGCTGGTCAAGATGGATCGGTGGTCCAGTTTAAAATAAAACGCCACACGCCGTTAAGTAAACTAATGAAAGCTTATTGTGAGAGACAG TTGGAAATGGAAGATGAAGATACTATTGATGTGTTTCAACAGCAAACTGGTGGCATATGCTAA